In Setaria viridis chromosome 5, Setaria_viridis_v4.0, whole genome shotgun sequence, the genomic stretch AGTCACATTCTCTTTCTTCTCAATCCTTTCTCTCTCTAATTAACAACGCTATTAGCAGTGCAATCACGCTCTCAGACCTCTCCTAGATCCTCGCGACCCCTTCTCGTGCAAACACATTTTTTATTCAGATCGATGGGCGAGCTTAATCACCCCTCCTTCAATCTCCGATCCCAAAGGCCAAATCTAGAGAGAGAAAGCAATCTCCAACTCGAGAGACAGAATCACAGAGAGAGGTGTTTGATGCAGAGCAGCCAGAAACAGAGCGGGGTgccggggagagagagagagagagagagagagagagagagagagagatcccTCACTGTCCTCACTCAAGCGATGAACGAGTGAAGGCGTGAAGCGGCGCCTCACTCCCACCGTCCGGTGGCCCGACCTGCTTCCAGTGGAGGGAAAGCACCGAAAGGCGCGGTCTTTTTCTCGCTTTGTTTCCACCTTCTTTTCACTTCCCTCCCTTTCCTTTCCTCCTTCCCCCCttccatggcgccgccggcttTCGCCTACGCGGCGGTCGCGGTGgccgtgctcgccgcggcggcgtcggcggccgtcACCTACGACCGCAAGGCCGTGGTGGTGAACGGCCAGCGCCGGATCCTGCTCTCCGGCTCCATCCACTACCCCAGGAGCGTCCCCGAGGTGCGCCCCACACTCCCTTgcacttcctcttcctcctctggcAGTCCGGCGCCTCGCGTTCCTTCTCCCCCCAAAATGCGGGCTCGCTGCACTGCCGCCGCAGTTCGCGGAGTGTGTCTCTGACTCTCTTGCTTGCATGATTGCTTCTCCTGGCGTGCAGATGTGGCCGGATCTGATACAGAAGGCCAAGGACGGCGGCCTCGACGTGGTGCAGACGTACGTCTTCTGGAACGGCCACGAGCCCTCCCCTGGACAGGTAGTTACCCTTGCCGGAGCACAAATTGCCGGTAAAGAAAAGCAGTTGATTCCCCCCAACTTCCTCTGCTGTTCGCCTGTTTGTTCCTGATGTGGTGGTTGGTTGTCCCATGCGCAGTACTACTTCGAGGGGCGGTATGATCTGGTGCACTTCATCAAGCTGGTGAAGCAGGCCGGACTCTACGTGCACCTCCGCATTGGCCCCTACGTCTGCGCCGAGTGGAATTTTGGGTAAGGGGAACTTGCTCGGTTTTGCTCCATTTCTGTATGAAATGTTTTGGGCCACATTGATGGTCTTGCTGTGACCATTGGTGTTTTTTGAACGTAAGAGTGTATAAGTTTCAAGTGAAGAAAAAAACAAGCGGAGATTTGGTAGTTaatttggtttttgaagtagcTTTCATGCTCTTGTAGTTGACAGTGAGTGTTTGCCTGTAATCGTAGTCCTGTGCTTTGAATTTAGCCAGTGAGGAATAATTAATATAGATCCATTGACGTCAAGGTGATGTGAAGTATGCTAAACTATGTTCCTTTCCCTCTTTTTGGTTGCAGTGGTTTCCCTGTTTGGCTTAAGTATGTCCCAGGCATCAGGTTTAGGACTGATAATGAGCCGTTCAAGGCAAGAATCATTGACCGCTCTGCTTTTCAAGTGTTTCTCCTTTCTAAAATTACTGCAAACTcagtaactttttttttacccgggggtgggggggggggggggtgttgtcAATCTTGAACAGTCTGAGATGCAGAAATTCACCACAAAGATTGTTGACATGATGAAGTCAGAAGGGCTCTTTGAATGGCAGGGAGGACCAATCATCCTCTCCCAGGTATGTTTGCAACTCTACATTCTTGGTCTGTATTGAGCCATGCTTTTGAATGCAACCTACCTTTGGATTCCGCTGTCCTTGCAGATTGAGAATGAGTTTGGGCCCTTGGAGTGGGATCAGGGCGAACCTGCCAAGGCCTACGCGTCATGGGCAGCTAACATGGCGGTTGCACTCAACACGGGTGTCCCATGGATCATGTGCAAAGAAGATGATGCCCCGGATCCAATTGTATGCACTGTACTTCTTTCTTTAATAATGCACCTTGGGCAGCATTTCTTTAATGTGCTGGGGTCTGACCTTGTGACCATTGTCCAAGAAAGGAAACTAATCATGTATTGTATGATTTGCTATTTGTTTTCCCTCTCTTTGTTCACTTAACAAGAACTTTCTCTGATCTAATGGTTGCAGATTAATACGTGCAATGGATTTTATTGTGACTGGTTCTCCCCGAATAAACCTCACAAGCCTACCATGTGGACTGAGGCTTGGACAGCTTGGTAATTGAgtttgctttcttttttcttaaccCAAGAAGGTAGGCActtgtttttttaataaaaaaactctCTTTATGTGTCTCCTGTATTTTCTCTTGGGTGTAGGTATACAGGCTTTGGTATTCCAGTTCCACATAGACCAGTAGAGGATCTAGCATATGGTGTTGCCAAATTTATTCAGAAGGGTGGCTCTTTTGTTAATTATTACATGGTAACTCCCATGATTTATGCTTCGCACCTGAGCCTTATTACTAAATTATTGATTGAATAAAGTTCTCACACCACCTTTCAGTATCATGGAGGAACAAACTTTGGGCGCACAGCTGGTGGTCCATTCATTGCAACTAGCTATGACTACGATGCTCCTATTGATGAGTATGGTGAGTTGAACACATTACACATTCTACTTTGGCAAAGGCATTTATTTTGTAGTTTGCATCAATCTCCCGTCATGTAAGGCTTACTTCTACGCATTGTTCCCTGATACAGTACATATACATAATCCCGTAGATGCTATAAGGTTGATTTAATGTTGCTCCACTCGTCTTGAATGAAACAAAGGTGCATGTATTTTCTGATAAGTTTTCTATTGGCAATGGCTACAGCATGGTATACTTGATATCCTATCCACAGTCCCTCCTAGGCTACTAGCCTATGAGCTGAAGTGgtttaaaattttcaaattgACGCATATAATGTAACCTGTATTCTCCTTAATCATTAAAAGATTTGATTGGGGTAAGACATTGTGTTGGCAATCAAAAGCACATGCAACATACATTTTTGAAAATACTTTGATGGGATATGATGGGTGCATTTGATGCTAAATGAGAAGTGGTTATGTTTCAACCGTTTATGATTTAACAATCCTTCTGTTGACCAAATTGATCTGAGTTCCCCCCTTCACTTCCTCAGGCTTGTTGAGAGAACCAAAATGGGGTCACTTAAAGGAGTTGCATAAAGCTATCAAGCTATGCGAACCAGCCTTGGTTGCAGGAGACCCTATTGTTACTTCACTTGGCAATGCTCAGCAGGTCATTAACTATTATAACATTATGCTCACTCTTCTGCACTTGGACCATATGTATTTTATTCAGGACTGACTTCTTGATCATTTCCTATCTAGGCATCTGTTTTTAGATCAAGCACAGGCGCTTGTGTGGCCTTCCTTGAGAACAAGGATAAAGTATCTTATGCTAGGGTAGCATTCAATGGAATGCATTATGGTCTACCTCCCTGGTCCATAAGTATTCTCCCAGATTGCAAAACAACTGTATACAACACTGCCAGGGTGAGATTGAGTCTTTGTTGTTCATTCTGCAACTTTCTCTTGTTCTTGCTCGAAATGAGTTGCTTGCTTAAATTAGATGTGTACCATATTCAATTAGTTCATGCAGCATTTTCCTTTGTGCTAGGCacctttttattattttggaGAAGAATTTTTGTACTGATATGTTTATACAGGTTGGGAGTCAAATTTCACAAATGAAAATGGAATGGGCTGGAGCATTGACATGGCAATCATACAATGAGGATATAAACTCCTTGGGTGAGGAATCGTTTACGACAATAGGGTTACTGGAACAGATAAACGTGACAAGGGATAAAACAGACTACTTATGGTATACAACATAGTGAGTACTCTAACTCAgaaaatatattactagttttTGCAATTCGATGATGCTGAAGGTTTCACTTTCAGTGTTGAAATAGCTCAGGATGAGCAGTTCCTGAGTAATGGGAAGAATCCAACGCTAACTGTTATGTCAGCTGGTCATGCTTTGCATATTTTCATTAATGGACAACTAACAGGTAAAACAAatgattctctctctctctctctctctctctctctctccaattgATTTTCAATATGCTCTCCAATTCATTGGCAGGAACTGTCTATGGAAATGTAGAAGACCCAAGATTGACATATAGGGGAAGCGTGAAACTTTGGCCAGGCAGTAACACCGTTTCATGCTTAAGTATAGCAGTTGGCCTCCCGGTAAGTGGATGTTTGTCTTAACAACTGATAGTACTCTACTACTGATTGGGAGATGTACGAGTGTCTTGAGATTCATTCTGTTAACCTTCACTGCAGAATGTGGGAGAACATTTTGAGACTTGGAATGCAGGAATTCTAGGTCCCGTGACACTGGATGGCCTGAATGAGGGAAGAAGAGATCTCACATGGCAGAAATGGACCTATCAGGTTATTTCTGTTATTGTTATGAACCTTAATCTTATGTGTGATGTGTTTAAGACATGAACCTAAACAGCACTGTACTTGTTGCAGGTTGGTCTGAAAGGTGAGACTTTGAGTCTTCATTCACTTAGTGGAAGCTCATCAGTAGAGTGGGGAGAACCTGTGCAGAAACAGCCTCTAACATGGTACAAGGTGtggaagaaattcataaatttcATTGCTTTCCATGTGGAACAAAATgttgtttttcaaaaagatcatTCATTTATTGTCTTTTGTGCAGGCTTTCTTCAACGCACCAGATGGCGACGAGCCATTGGCTTTGGATATGAGTAGCATGGGTAAAGGGCAAATCTGGATAAATGGACAAGGTATTGGGCGGTATTGGCCTGGCTACAAAGCCTCTGGAACCTGTGGAAACTGTGATTACCGTGGAGAGTATGATGAGAAAAAGTGTCAAACCAACTGTGGTGACTCTTCGCAGAGATGGTAGGCACTTCATAGGTTACTGCAGCAATATCCGTGAAAAGTTTACAATGAAGCTCTTACATTCACATCATTCTTGTTCAGGTACCACGTTCCTCGTTCATGGCTTAATCCTACAGGGAACCTTTTGGTTATATTTGAGGAGTGGGGTGGTGATCCTACTGGAATCTCAATGGTGAAAAGAACCACAGGGAGTATCTGTGCTGATGTCTCTGAATGGCAGCCATCAATGAAGAGCTGGCATACAAAAGACTATGAGAAAGCCAAGGTCCACCTTCAGTGTGATCATGGACGGAAGATAACTGAGATAAAATTCGCCAGCTTTGGCACACCACAGGGCTCCTGTGGGAGCTACTCTGAAGGAACTTGCCATGCACACAAGTCGTACGACATATTTTGGAAGGTAAAGGATCCGCAAACACTTGTAGAACAGTAAAAAATCCTGAACTTGTATTGGTGTTTACGCTACAATTAAAATTGGTGTTTCTTGCAGAACTGCATTGGTCAAGAACGCTGTGGGGTAAGCGTGGTTCCAGATGTATTTGGTGGGGATCCATGCCCTGGGACTATGAAAAGGGCTGTTGTTGAGGCTATATGCGGTTGAGCCATATAATCCATATAAGCCATCGGTTTCTACAATAACGCCGCCTTATCAACCTTCTGGCAGGACGTGAAAGTCACAAGCAACCGTGACGCGCAGACTGTCAGGAGTTACAGGAATTAGTTGTATGTTAGATTTAAGCATCGATATCTGTATGTAATTTATGTAATTTAGCCGACACAAGAATTTGCATGGAAGAAATGGTTAGGACTCTAGGTGTGAGAAATTAAGGGCTGTGGCACTCTAGACACAACAGATAGGTTTGGCTGGTGGAGGGCGCGGATGAGACTCTGCTTATTACCTGAGTCCATGTGCGTGGTGGCTCTTGGGTTGGAGGACGCCAAGAAGCAAACCGTTGGTTTTGCATTTCCTGACTTCTCATTTTAGCTCGTTGGAGGGTGCAATGTACTGTTCAGGGCCCATCATTCAGGTACTGTCCTTGCTAGTAATGAAGCAGCCAAGAATATCTGGTTCGGATTATAAATGAGAACTGTGTCCTATTCTGTCTAAAACTTACCTGATTCCGTGCTTTGTTGGGCATGGTTTACATGAATACCATCTTGCTGAATGCTTATATGTTTTATCAGAAACGACCCATGACCATGCACGATGCCGCAGTACATGGTTTGCTTCTGATGAGTTGGGCCCGGGCGTCCGGCACTGAAAAGAATACCTGTTTGAAAAGTTTGGAATTCAAAACTTGAGTTTCTTTATTTCCTTTTGCTGACGTTTAATAGAAAGGCtggagtttgattttttttaaaaaataaactgAGAATGACATGAATCTGCTTTTGCTGAATGCTTTGCATCAGAGACGACCCACGAgattgggggtgtttggcaacaccatcctaaactttagtacttgtcacatcggatgtttggatactaattaggaatattaaatatagtctaattacaaaatcaattgcacagatggagtctaatttgtgagacgaatctattaaacttaattagtccatgatttgacaatgtggtgctacagtaaccatttgctaatgataaattaattaggcttaatagattcatctcgtgaattagtataggggttctgcaatttgttttataattagctcatgtttaatccttctaattagcatccgaacatccaatgtgacactcctaaagtttagtagctcgtatccaaacaccccttgtgGCACTGAATCTAGTGCGATGCTGACATGGTCAAAAGGTCTCCGCCCCGCATGGTCCTGAATGTACTGgcggcatgttgacggtcgcagATTGACTGATCAGGGTTCAGAACGCATAAACGCGACGCACGATGGAGATTGGAGAGCTAGCAGTACCACCAGTAGCTGGTGGTGTGTTTCCGGCatgtgctgctgctgtgctcgcGCTCGCAGTTTCCAGGGGAACCCGGGGGCCGGGGCTCGGCCGAaaccgccgccggtggccgtgCTGCCTGGTATGATCCTTCAAGTCTTCACTGCAGCTGCAGGCGGGGCGGCAGGCAACAGCCGAGCTGGCCAAAAATAAAGCCGATCACTTTCGGTAGATGTCGTCTGGTGATCGTCTCTACTCTCTAGACTAGGAGGAGTAACTTTCTGCGAAGGCGAAGACGAACCGTTGAACACGTTGGATGATGTGTGCCTGCTGCAATCTGGTTTGGTGTGGTGAATTCAGTGTGCGGTGGAAAAACCGCGCGAGCACACGGCGTCTGACTGACGACCGAAGCAAACGGCATTGCCGGCGGCCTGTCGGAAGATCCGGCAGGATCAGGCCCCCGgatgcggcggcgcgccggccgaAACAGCGTCGAGTACGGCGTACGAGACCACGGCGCGAAGCAAATGCTTGACGCCGCGCTTGCATCGGATCCACGCATCGGAATATCGGTTCGTCAGGGTCAGTCCAATGCACTTAGGCCCCGCCGCGTCCTTCACTTAGATCACATCAGATTCGATTCTTCAGAGCTCAGTATTGATTAATAGTACTCCACTTACTAGAACAGCCGATCGATCAGCTCGATCGGTGTCGTACGCTACGCTGCATACGGCCGCCCGGCGCgcggtgtgtccggggaagactGAACCTGCTGCCATTCCAAACCAAGCAACTGAAACCGCGGGAAGCCACCGGCTTCCTCGCTCGTGCCAACCCCCTGCCCCTGTCgcggacgggacgggacgggacgtcTCACCTGGCTGCTCTCTGGCATATGGCCACATGTCATGTGGGATCGATCGATGTAGCCTAGAGCTGCCTAGTCATCTGCCTGCAAGTTGTTGGCACCGTCCAGTTGGTAATCTGGAAGACTAGATCACTACACCAACTGGATTTGTTTATGGGGGCACACATACATGCCAACGCAACTATACATGTTCGTGCGATGTCGGAAGCGCTATAAATAGCAGCAGCCTAGGCACCTCCCCCTCATGCAGCAAACACAAGTTTAGACACTGCAAGGAGATACAAGTACACTAGTGTTGTGTTCCAAAACGAGGCGATGACGGGACCGATGGAGATTCCGGTGATCGACCTCGGCGGCCTCAGCGGCGGCGAAGAGCAGAGGTCGTGGACCATGGCGCGGCTCCACGAGGCCTGCAAGGACTGGGGCTTCTTCTGGGTAATTTAGCAATGCATCCTGCATTCCTCTGCTGTACAGTGATTTGTTCCTACTACTTTCTAGTGCAACGCATCTCGTAGTATAGCTTGGCAAAAAATTTGACGCGTGCTCGTGCGCGGCAGGTGGAGAACCACGGCGTGGATGCGGCGCTCATGGACGAGGTGAAGCGCTTCGTCTACGGCCACTACGAGGAGCACCTCGAGGCCAAGTTCTACGCCTCCAACGTCGCCAGGAACCTGCCGGCCGAagacggtggcggcgagccCTCCGACGAGGTGGACTGGGAGTCCACCTACTTCATCCAGCACCGCCCCAGGAACAACGCCGCCGACTTCCCGGAGAtcgcgccggcggccagggaGGCGCTGGACGCGTACATCGCCCAGATGGCGTCCCTCGCGGAGCGCCTCGCCGAGTGCGTGAGCCTCAACCTGGGCCTCCCCGGAGGCCACGTCGCCGGCGCCTTCGCGCCGCCGTTCGTCGGCACCAAGTTCGCCATGTACCCGCCCTGCCCGCGCCCGGAGCGAGTGTGGGGCCTGCGCGCGCACACCGACGCCGGGGGCATCATCCTGCTCCTCCAGGACGACGCCGTCGGCGGGCTCGAGTTCCTCAGGGGCGGCGCCGAGTGGGTCCCCGTCGGCCCCACCAGGAGCGGCCGCCTCTTCGTCAACATCGGGGACCAGATCGAGGTCATCAGCGGCGGCGCGTACCGGAGCGTCGTGCACCGCGTCGCGGCGGGGAACGAGGGACGGCGCCTGTCCGTGGCCACGTTCTACAACCCCGGCCCCGACGCcgtggtggcgccggcggcgaggggggacgcggcggcgctctcCTACCCTGGGCCGTACAGGTTCGGGGACTACCTCGAGTACTACCAGGGCACCAAGTTCGGCGACAAGGACGCCAGGTTCCAGGCTGTCAAGAAGCTGCTCGGCTAAGCCAGCAACGATGCTTTCGTTCATGGATATATTGTTCTGCGTCTCGATTCCGtgctttgcttgttgatccatgGCCTGCATTTGGGTTAGTTGCGTGTTTGTTTTAGCAAATCTTTTACGTGATGGTTAGTGATTACCTGTAAGCATTCTGCGGTTGACTAACGGCCGTCAAGAGCTTGTTTGCAGTTAGCACATCATCCATTGTCTTCCGAATTCCGATACAAGTGGATTACGGTGGAAAATTGGGATAGAGATCCTCAGCAGTACATCTCTCTTGTCACTGACACGTGAATCTGAACCTACGTGTCAGTGACACATAGGGGCGGACCTACGTTGGTGTGAGTGAGGGTACAGGTCCTCACTCAATTTTATCATGCTAGGGTAGTTTGCAAATTTTCACCATATAAGCTTTCAAATTTTAATTGTTCTTAAGGTGTGCTGTAACACCAAGTGTTTTTGGAACTTTAAAAGGTCATCAAGATGATAATAATAAAGTTTGGAGTAAATTAAGGTATTATGAGTTAAGTTCAAATTTAGATGGAATTTGACAAAAATTCAAATAAATGGTCGAATTTGGAAAAAATTGAATCAAACATGGAATCATAAGTTGAAAGTCTGAAAACAGAGTTAAATGCTCAACTTGGAGCTCAATTTCTGAGAAATTCTAAATGACAATCTTGGAACTCGAGGGACCCTACATGATCTTGGATGTTTAATCAACATCTTAGATAAGTTGTTGAACACAGAAAGTTAAGAATTTAAATTTTAATTGGAGGTCAAAGTTTGAAAATTAAGCTGTTCCTAGGCAACACTGATGAAACTGAATGGCATGTGCCATTGAGCACTGACGGATagtgcattggccgattttcgAGGCTTCAATTCGAGCATTTGAGTGATCCATTGCTCAAAGTGCAAATCTATTGGATGAAGCCCCATGAATCCTTACAAGTTTGGTTAAAGGAGATTGCAGAGCTTGGATTGAAAGTGGAGCACAAATTTGGAATGAAATCGGGCGGAAATGGAGAAAAGGGGAGAAGAGCAGAGTCGTGGTGCTGCCACGCAGCTGCTTGCCGCCGATGGCCGGAGGCGGTTTCGCCCGTGCCACGTGCCGGTGCTGCGTGCGAGCAAAGCAGGTGAGCTGGCTTGAGGTAGCCGACGCGGAGGCGGTAAAAATTTGAATATATACTGCGTTCACCGGCTGTGTTCATCTCTTTTACCGTCGCCGCCCCTTTTTCACCGCTTCCTCGGTCACCGGCGAATTCCCTCATCGTCCGGCCACCGCTAGCTTTTTCCTACCATAAAAACTTTCTCCTGACAGTCCCTGACCTATTTCGCCAGTCCTCGTCTAGCCCCTTCCACCACAACACCCTCCCACCACCGTCTTCCTCAGGTCCGACTGCCGACTCTGCTTTTGGtaagccgccgccgtggagcctTGTGTTGCCGTTGTTCTTGTGGCCATCTTAGGGTC encodes the following:
- the LOC117858142 gene encoding beta-galactosidase 2, with the protein product MAPPAFAYAAVAVAVLAAAASAAVTYDRKAVVVNGQRRILLSGSIHYPRSVPEMWPDLIQKAKDGGLDVVQTYVFWNGHEPSPGQYYFEGRYDLVHFIKLVKQAGLYVHLRIGPYVCAEWNFGGFPVWLKYVPGIRFRTDNEPFKSEMQKFTTKIVDMMKSEGLFEWQGGPIILSQIENEFGPLEWDQGEPAKAYASWAANMAVALNTGVPWIMCKEDDAPDPIINTCNGFYCDWFSPNKPHKPTMWTEAWTAWYTGFGIPVPHRPVEDLAYGVAKFIQKGGSFVNYYMYHGGTNFGRTAGGPFIATSYDYDAPIDEYGLLREPKWGHLKELHKAIKLCEPALVAGDPIVTSLGNAQQASVFRSSTGACVAFLENKDKVSYARVAFNGMHYGLPPWSISILPDCKTTVYNTARVGSQISQMKMEWAGALTWQSYNEDINSLGEESFTTIGLLEQINVTRDKTDYLWYTTYVEIAQDEQFLSNGKNPTLTVMSAGHALHIFINGQLTGTVYGNVEDPRLTYRGSVKLWPGSNTVSCLSIAVGLPNVGEHFETWNAGILGPVTLDGLNEGRRDLTWQKWTYQVGLKGETLSLHSLSGSSSVEWGEPVQKQPLTWYKAFFNAPDGDEPLALDMSSMGKGQIWINGQGIGRYWPGYKASGTCGNCDYRGEYDEKKCQTNCGDSSQRWYHVPRSWLNPTGNLLVIFEEWGGDPTGISMVKRTTGSICADVSEWQPSMKSWHTKDYEKAKVHLQCDHGRKITEIKFASFGTPQGSCGSYSEGTCHAHKSYDIFWKNCIGQERCGVSVVPDVFGGDPCPGTMKRAVVEAICG
- the LOC117855377 gene encoding 1-aminocyclopropane-1-carboxylate oxidase 1; amino-acid sequence: MTGPMEIPVIDLGGLSGGEEQRSWTMARLHEACKDWGFFWVENHGVDAALMDEVKRFVYGHYEEHLEAKFYASNVARNLPAEDGGGEPSDEVDWESTYFIQHRPRNNAADFPEIAPAAREALDAYIAQMASLAERLAECVSLNLGLPGGHVAGAFAPPFVGTKFAMYPPCPRPERVWGLRAHTDAGGIILLLQDDAVGGLEFLRGGAEWVPVGPTRSGRLFVNIGDQIEVISGGAYRSVVHRVAAGNEGRRLSVATFYNPGPDAVVAPAARGDAAALSYPGPYRFGDYLEYYQGTKFGDKDARFQAVKKLLG